In the genome of Hevea brasiliensis isolate MT/VB/25A 57/8 chromosome 14, ASM3005281v1, whole genome shotgun sequence, the window ttataaaaaaatatattaattaatttttatttaataatatcattatttattaaataagtaaTGAAATGAGAgattaaattatgtatttttaaaatttaaaaattaaattattaattttaacataattaacgaactaaattataattttttttttaaggagaATAGTGGAACATGTTGTAATGTGGGGCTCCCCTGAACCCGTGAATGATTAGGTTTCTAGTTTCCAGTTTTTACTGTGATCCAAGCCCAAATGTAAAGTCCACAATTGCCCGTTTCATCATGGACTAAGATACCCGACTAGTGATCCACCAAGAGCCAACCCGTGTCAAATATCATAGTCCAGGTCCGCAAGAGGAGAGACAATCAGACAAACataagaaaacaactcagaataaACCGGCGTCGTTTCTGTCAGTTCCCTCCCTCCGCATCCGCTCCTCTAATCAAATCTGCGTCTCTCTGGGTTTTCCATTTCCTTTCAAGTTTGAACTGCTAAGAGAGGGAGAGTAAGATCTTCCCTAGTCCAGCCATGGAAAACCCTAAAGTTCAAGAGGTAAGCATTCCTTTATCTGATCTGATATTGATTTTGTCCTCCATTTTCTGAGATTCTTTCTCTGTTTTGGTAGATTATAGAGAAGCAAGTACTTACGGTAGCGAAGGCCGTGGAGGACAAGCTGGATGAAGAGATCGCCGCACTTGAGCGTCTTGATGTCGACGATCTGGAGGCTCTGAGAGAGAGGCGTATACAGCAGATGAAGAAAATGGCGGAGAAGCGCAGCCGTTGGATCTCCCTTGGCCATGGCGAGTACTCTGAGATCCCCTCTGAGAAGGACTTCTTCTCCGTTGTAAAAGCCAGCGACCGTGTCGTTTGCCATTTCTATCGCGAGAATTGGCCCTGCAAGGTAAATTGCCATCAccacaattttttcttttttaagtaAAAAGGACTGGTTTGAATGTGTTGTTAAGGATTTCAAAAATTATAATTAGGCTGCATAGCATACTGTTGAAATTGAACGGGAAATTTGTTTTAAATGGATTTCTAAATAAAGATAAACAAAATGCTTTAGCTTTTGCTTGTTTTGCATTTCACCCCTGGATTGAGTTCTCTGGATATTAGATTGTGATTTTCTCACACTTCTGTTCTTGGATTGCATGAACCACTAGGGATGTGTTCTGTAGGTTATAATATGGAGTGTAACTTAGTGTTTGGAACttgtaattcatttcaattgaattcTAGCtagaattcaattcatttcaattgaattcTAGCtagaattcaattcatttcaattgaattcTAGCTAGAATTCATTTGAAATATATTCTTTAGTATGATacaatttaaaatacaaaattcaattgaattttataTAATTCATGTTTGGTATTAAACCAAATAATCTTTAAGTTTTGTTGAATTGAAGAAATTGGATCCCTTATATTCTAGTATTATGGTGGCTCAAACACATATTGTTAATGCAATGGAAATATGAAATGAATTTTCATGTTCATTGTTAAATTGTATTTTCATGTTATGCCATTTGTTTCAACTTTATCACAGAGACATTTGCCAAGAGCATGTTTGATGAACCATAAGAGCGTAATGGAATGGAGTgaagttttagtttatttttctaTTGAATTTTATTTGATTGTATTCCATTGTGATTAAATACATACTACCAAAAGTGCATTAGCTCTACTCTCTCCGACAAAGCCTATCCATTATAACCTTAATGAGATTTTAATATGGAATATTCTCAATTGTAGTGTGCTCTTGGGGACAGGACACTGGGTGGCAGGTTATGCTAGAGAACAACTCTCTAGCTACGTGAAAATGCAATGAAATATAGTCTTACAAAAGATGTTTGTACTGTCAATAAATGACTAGGAAATTTAGTAGGTGCAATCCATGTTTACAGTTCATTTGCAGGTGATGGACAAGCACTTGAGCATATTGGCAAAGCAACACATAGAGACACGTTTTGTGAAAATTCATGCTGAGAAAAGTCCATTTTTGGCTGAGAGACTCAAGATTGTTGTTCTCCCAACCCTTGCCCTTATAAAGAATGCCAAAGTGGATGATTATGTGGTATGTTTTATGGATGAATATTTGTTGTTGACTGATTTTGCAGCATATCTTTTAACCATCTGAATGTTGCAATGTCCTTTGTAAAATGTTTTTAGGTGGGGTTTGATGAACTCGGCGGGACAGATGAGTTTAGCACAGAGGATTTAGAGGACAGGTTGGCTAAAGCTCAAGTCATCTCTTTTGAGGGTGAATCATCTCTGAATCCAtcaaaatctagcacacaaaccAGAAGGAGTGTGAGGCAAAGTGAAAGCCATGACTCATCAGATTCGGACTGAAATCTGTTGTTCCTGATGCCaactatttttatataaaattgttCAGTCAATGGAAAAATCAGTTATGGTTTATATTGGGATGGCAATGTTATATGATTTTAGTGTTTTGTTGTTATTGTGAGATTTATATATGCTGTATGTGTTGTAATAGGCAGTGTTCTTACATTGACAGAATGCGTCCTAGAATTCTAGGGGTAATTTTGTAATGAACACATCGTGGGTATGTAATGAATCTAGGACAGCGCTTTGCATAGCAAATAAATGTAGTTCAAAAGAGAAATGAAAGGATAACTGCAAAAGAAAAATGAACACATCCTGAGATCCTACACGCCTATCAAGAATCCTCTATCTTGTTGTTGAGGTAGAACATGAAAAGAATTCTGTGCTCAGGTTTTCCTTCCAGTGCTGCTGAGGCAGCTCGGACCCTGGATGTGTCTGCCAAGTTGACATCAAACTTGACACTAAATTAAAGCTCCCACTTACTAACCTTCAATTGGTGTTCAATtataaagaaaatgcaaaatttaTGCTTAATCCTATATTTGGGGCTAACAGGAATCGTTGCATCAAGTTGAAGCCAATTGAAGCCAAAGGATCACATGTATAAGACAGTGAATTCCTGCAATGGCTTGCTTTGTTTGTCTCAGGCATCTGATAATAGCCCTGTTGCTGTATGCAATCCTGTTACAGTTGAGTTCATTAACCATCCAGAAGCTAAGATGGTTGAGGATCCTGATGGCTATAAGGAATTTTGGAAATTTCTTATCTATACAAGggtgtataaattaatttatatactgTACCAATAAGAAACTAGAATTTCATATCTATAGTATGTCCTGCAATGTTTTTAGTAGGGTTCAGTATGATTTTAAGTTATATATTAAGTTCTAATTAAACGGACGTATATACTCAGTTGCatgtaaaaatttttcaaaaattttatgccACATTTGGCAAGTTGGAATGCAATGTAATCAAAATTTCTATTAAAATTCAATAGAAATTTTGATTGGATTACATTCTATTACCGTatatcaaacatagccaaattgaTTGTGGTTTGGGTTGTTGTGCAATTAACCAACCAATAGAATAAAGTGGCAAGTATCTTTAGCGCTTTTTTGGCGGTGGTGATTAGAaggttaaaataatttaattattttagatatttaaaaaattatttgtgtttaaataattaaaatttattaaatttaattttaaatatttttaattattttcaattaataatatttataaatatttttttaacaaaagctccaaaaacaataataaaattacCCTTAATTAGTATTAGTGGAATCGTGCTATCATTAGTAGTAGTGAAAGCTATGTGTTATAAaaacaattttttatttaattggttcCCATAATTTCTTAGAAAATAATAGGATTGTAACAAGAAATTAACATTTTCATATAAAATGTtactattaattatgaaattaatttaaaatagatCCAATGTTATTTTGAAAAGAATAATgtttaattaatcaaaatttaatttttaattttaatttggggCTTAAGTGTTAAAATTATAGTGTATAGGGTATCGAAATGACATGGTGAAAACCTATAGGAGTAAAATGTAACAATATAAATCCATATGATATGCTTCTGTCTCCATATCATAAAGATACCCTAATAtatcttttatttatattattcaatTGTTACTAAATTatctataaaaaatttttatttttcaattcatataaaataaaaatatattaataaatttataaataagttattatttttaaaaagaaaatattttacaatttaagacaaataaaaaagaaaagtaaatttatatttatgGACAATAAGAAAGAAAGTAAACTGCTTCCGATGTTTTGGCATTTTtcacataattatttttattaatttataataaatacggATCAatctaattttaaaatatatttaatgttATAATATGGTTAGAGAAATTTCGGCATGGGATAGAAGCATATATTCTCTCAATCCTGATGTAAATGTAATCCCTTGAAGTTAGTTTTGGATGAGGAAAACTCAGCTACCTAAAAATAGAATCCTGAAAGGAATTGGAATCCTTAAACGTATTGGAAATATGAATTTGCAATACTAATAAATATCCTATTGAAAGAACTTCAACAAG includes:
- the LOC110651072 gene encoding thioredoxin domain-containing protein 9 homolog, translating into MENPKVQEIIEKQVLTVAKAVEDKLDEEIAALERLDVDDLEALRERRIQQMKKMAEKRSRWISLGHGEYSEIPSEKDFFSVVKASDRVVCHFYRENWPCKVMDKHLSILAKQHIETRFVKIHAEKSPFLAERLKIVVLPTLALIKNAKVDDYVVGFDELGGTDEFSTEDLEDRLAKAQVISFEGESSLNPSKSSTQTRRSVRQSESHDSSDSD